The Desulfuribacillus stibiiarsenatis DNA segment AAAGTAACCATTAGAAATGGTGTGTATGTACCTGCAATTAGTAGATAGATTGCTGCATGATCTAAGTATTCGAAGATATTCTTCACTGGCTTATATTGAAAGCTATGGAGCAAGGTTGAGAACGTGTATAAGAGTACTAGAGAAGCTCCATAGATACTTACACTCACAATGTGCCACACATCTCCATACAAGCTAGAAAAGACGACCATCAACACTAATGCTGCAATACTAAAAACGATTCCAATCCCATGTGTAATCGCATTTGCTATTTCTTCTCGCAATGTATACTCCATGTTTTTCCTCCTAGATCGCAATTGTTATAGGCTTTTGACTAATACCATATGTGGTAATTTTATAGATTGTGCTTTATAACACTTGTGAACATTTCTGTGCTTGTGTACAATTCTCGCATTTATTCGCTAGTTTAATTCATCGAGGGTAAGTGAGAAACTAGGTATATATGTATCCATAAAATATTCCACTTCTGGTAAATTGTATTGCCTAATATCCTTTAGTATGGCTTTTTCTGCTTGTTTAAATTCCTCATTTCCAACCTTCAACTCTTCCAGGCATTTCAGATAGGCGGAGATCTTATCCGCAATCTTAATAATCATCCAATACTGGTCATCTTCTTGTTTAGGAAAAAAATATGCCTGATATTGATCTTGCAATGGTTCTGGGAGCATTTTATGTAATCTATGATTAGCAACCGTTTCAATTTCTTGGAACGCCTTCTTAATTTCTGGATTGAAGTATTTAATCGGTGTCGCTAAGTCCCCTGTTATAACTTCGCTAGCATCGTGAAACAACGCTAACATAGCAACCCGCTCTGGAATGATCTGA contains these protein-coding regions:
- the yfbR gene encoding 5'-deoxynucleotidase yields the protein MSHFFAYMSRMKLIQRWGLMRNSHPENIQEHSLQVAMIAHGIAVIKNQMFNGQIIPERVAMLALFHDASEVITGDLATPIKYFNPEIKKAFQEIETVANHRLHKMLPEPLQDQYQAYFFPKQEDDQYWMIIKIADKISAYLKCLEELKVGNEEFKQAEKAILKDIRQYNLPEVEYFMDTYIPSFSLTLDELN